In one Prosthecochloris aestuarii DSM 271 genomic region, the following are encoded:
- a CDS encoding TRAP transporter substrate-binding protein: protein MFMNDHSRRSFLKRSLQAGAASLALGTPFLAAGCATPSSSPSDAPAVHTRKKFQWKLLTTWPPSFPVIQDGPKLLAKWVNEMSNGQLDIQVYGGGELVPSLEAFDAVSQGTAEMGHGASYYWAGKVPAAQFFSAVPFGMNPQQMNSWLQSGGGMELWEKVYAPFNLIPLQGGNTAIQMGGWFNKQINSAADLKGLKMRIPGLGGKVISKAGGSAILSAGGEIYTNLERGVIDATEWIGPYHDYMMGFYKVARYYYYPGWHEPGTNLEFFINTNAFQQLPSDLQLIVRTAAAKVNHWMLSEFESKNNIYLQKLVTEEKVDLRPFPSEVIEQLRRYSSEVIDELVLNDSQSRDVYQAYNSFRSSIAPWNEISEKIYYTENL from the coding sequence ATGTTCATGAACGATCATTCCCGTCGCAGCTTTCTGAAACGCTCACTTCAGGCCGGGGCAGCCTCGCTTGCTCTTGGAACACCGTTTCTTGCCGCAGGATGCGCCACGCCATCCTCTTCCCCCTCCGATGCACCGGCTGTCCATACCAGAAAAAAGTTTCAATGGAAATTACTGACAACCTGGCCCCCCTCGTTCCCGGTCATACAGGACGGGCCGAAACTGCTTGCCAAATGGGTAAACGAGATGAGCAACGGCCAGCTTGACATCCAGGTCTACGGAGGGGGAGAACTTGTTCCTTCTCTTGAAGCATTCGATGCGGTCAGTCAGGGCACAGCAGAGATGGGCCATGGGGCATCCTATTACTGGGCAGGAAAAGTACCCGCCGCACAGTTTTTTTCGGCTGTCCCGTTCGGTATGAACCCGCAGCAGATGAATTCGTGGCTGCAAAGCGGAGGGGGAATGGAGCTCTGGGAAAAGGTCTATGCTCCGTTTAATCTCATCCCTCTTCAGGGTGGCAATACGGCAATTCAGATGGGTGGCTGGTTTAACAAGCAAATCAACAGCGCTGCCGATCTCAAGGGTCTGAAAATGCGTATCCCGGGACTTGGCGGCAAGGTCATATCCAAAGCTGGCGGTTCTGCAATCCTGTCCGCCGGAGGAGAAATCTACACGAACCTCGAACGTGGCGTTATCGATGCAACAGAATGGATAGGACCCTATCATGACTATATGATGGGATTCTACAAAGTAGCCCGATACTATTACTATCCGGGATGGCATGAGCCAGGAACGAACCTCGAATTTTTCATCAATACCAATGCGTTCCAACAACTGCCTTCAGACCTGCAGCTCATCGTTCGCACGGCTGCAGCAAAAGTCAATCACTGGATGCTGTCAGAATTCGAATCAAAAAATAACATCTACCTTCAGAAACTCGTTACGGAGGAAAAGGTTGACTTGAGACCCTTCCCTTCAGAGGTAATTGAACAGCTGAGACGCTATTCCAGCGAGGTGATCGACGAGCTTGTCCTCAATGATAGCCAAAGCCGTGATGTCTATCAGGCATACAACAGCTTCCGCAGCAGCATTGCTCCGTGGAATGAAATTTCGGAAAAGATCTACTACACAGAGAACTTGTGA